One bacterium genomic window carries:
- a CDS encoding cell division protein FtsH, translating to LGPLTLGTKHGPVFLGRDLVESRNYSDEIAYEIDKEVRRIIDECYSRARQVLTEHKVLLERIAKALLERESLESDELDALIAGQPLPPDLPTSVTPTPAVTQEVTSFPRPEAPVPPALAPKTTG from the coding sequence CTCGGGCCGCTGACGCTGGGGACGAAGCACGGGCCGGTGTTCCTGGGGCGGGACCTCGTGGAGAGCCGGAACTACTCGGACGAGATCGCCTACGAGATCGACAAGGAGGTCCGCCGCATCATCGACGAGTGCTACAGCCGGGCGCGGCAGGTCCTGACCGAACACAAGGTCCTGCTGGAGCGGATCGCCAAGGCACTGCTGGAGCGGGAGTCGCTCGAGAGCGACGAGCTCGATGCGCTCATCGCAGGTCAGCCCCTGCCGCCCGATCTGCCGACGTCGGTGACGCCGACGCCCGCGGTGACCCAAGAGGTCACCTCATTCCCTCGGCCGGAGGCGCCGGTCCCGCCGGCGCTCGCGCCGAAGACGACCGGTTGA
- a CDS encoding SIMPL domain-containing protein (The SIMPL domain is named for its presence in mouse protein SIMPL (signalling molecule that associates with mouse pelle-like kinase). Bacterial member BP26, from Brucella, was shown to assemble into a channel-like structure, while YggE from E. coli has been associated with resistance to oxidative stress.), translated as MRSFARTTTVLGIVGVVALLAATPPVSQAQGAPVMGGGGARVIVVTGEGSVDATPDQATVTVGVQTVRRTAQDAQNANNAAMTQVIHQVTALGIPKDRIRTSGVELAPQRAPGPGTGPITGYAATNRVTVTVDDLGLTGRVIDAAVGAGANEVEGLSFGLRDASSERTRALQLAVQNAQAMATTLATAAGVGPIHLVRIEQVGQTVAPRFAAAEVSTPVLPGTVSVAASVRAVYAF; from the coding sequence ATGCGATCATTCGCGAGGACGACCACCGTGCTCGGAATCGTGGGGGTAGTGGCCCTCTTGGCCGCGACGCCCCCGGTGTCTCAGGCCCAGGGGGCGCCCGTGATGGGCGGCGGCGGAGCCCGCGTCATCGTCGTCACCGGCGAGGGCTCGGTCGACGCGACGCCGGATCAGGCGACCGTCACGGTGGGCGTGCAGACGGTCCGCCGAACGGCGCAGGACGCGCAGAACGCCAACAACGCTGCGATGACCCAGGTGATCCACCAGGTCACGGCGCTCGGCATTCCGAAGGACCGGATACGGACGAGCGGCGTGGAACTGGCGCCCCAGCGGGCGCCCGGACCCGGCACCGGCCCGATCACCGGCTACGCGGCGACGAACCGGGTGACGGTCACCGTGGACGACCTCGGCCTGACGGGTCGTGTCATCGACGCCGCGGTCGGCGCGGGCGCCAACGAGGTCGAGGGTCTATCGTTCGGTCTGCGCGATGCGTCAAGCGAGCGGACGCGTGCGCTTCAGTTGGCCGTGCAAAACGCGCAGGCCATGGCCACGACGCTGGCCACCGCCGCCGGCGTGGGCCCGATCCACCTGGTCCGGATCGAGCAGGTCGGACAGACCGTCGCGCCGCGGTTTGCCGCGGCCGAGGTGTCTACACCCGTGCTGCCCGGCACCGTGTCGGTTGCGGCGAGCGTGCGGGCCGTGTACGCGTTCTGA
- the folK gene encoding 2-amino-4-hydroxy-6-hydroxymethyldihydropteridine diphosphokinase: MRRAVWLEVGSIFWMLAEGGVAVAAGAAAGSLSLMAFGLDSLIELCSASVVLWRLWVEEMAGRVDGAAELVEDAEHRAARFVALSLGALALYILIGAGRALLLGATPRASLWGVVVAIAAAVAMPALWAVKARAATEIGSGALREDGVSNLACGAMALVLLGGLVAQRWGVRWADPAAALVIGALVAREGVEAWGRVHERERPLVRAFLGLGSNVGDRAYWLASAVEGLNAGGVRVVRRSRVYETPPWGKTDQGPFLNQVVEVETALAPRDLLARCRAVERALGRVRGERWGPRNIDVDVLLYGDATIRLRDLVVPHPELHRRAFVLVPLLELRPQLTLPDGRVVATLLEALPERTAITPVEAAPREGAAQRT, from the coding sequence GTGCGTCGAGCGGTTTGGCTCGAGGTGGGGTCGATCTTCTGGATGCTCGCCGAGGGCGGTGTCGCGGTGGCCGCGGGCGCTGCGGCCGGCTCGCTGTCGCTCATGGCGTTCGGGTTGGACAGTCTGATCGAGTTGTGCTCGGCGTCGGTCGTGTTGTGGCGGTTGTGGGTCGAGGAGATGGCGGGTCGCGTGGACGGCGCCGCGGAGCTGGTGGAGGACGCAGAGCACCGGGCCGCTCGGTTCGTCGCGCTGAGTCTCGGCGCGCTCGCACTGTACATCCTGATCGGCGCCGGCCGGGCGCTCCTCCTGGGGGCGACGCCCAGGGCGAGCCTGTGGGGGGTGGTGGTGGCGATCGCAGCCGCGGTTGCCATGCCGGCGCTCTGGGCGGTAAAGGCGCGGGCGGCGACCGAGATCGGCAGCGGCGCATTGCGCGAGGACGGCGTGAGCAACCTCGCATGCGGCGCGATGGCGCTGGTGTTGCTCGGCGGGCTCGTGGCGCAGCGGTGGGGGGTGCGGTGGGCGGACCCCGCCGCCGCGCTCGTGATCGGCGCGCTGGTCGCCCGCGAAGGCGTCGAGGCGTGGGGGCGCGTGCATGAACGCGAACGCCCGCTCGTGCGGGCCTTCCTCGGTCTCGGCTCCAACGTCGGGGACCGCGCGTACTGGTTGGCGTCCGCGGTCGAGGGTCTGAACGCGGGCGGCGTCCGCGTCGTTCGGCGTTCGCGCGTCTACGAGACACCCCCGTGGGGAAAGACCGACCAAGGGCCGTTCCTCAACCAGGTCGTCGAGGTGGAGACCGCACTCGCGCCGCGCGACCTGCTGGCGCGATGCCGAGCCGTGGAGCGTGCGCTCGGACGTGTCCGGGGCGAGCGGTGGGGCCCCCGGAACATCGATGTGGACGTGCTCCTCTACGGCGACGCAACGATCCGCCTGCGCGATCTCGTCGTGCCCCACCCGGAACTGCACCGGCGGGCGTTCGTGCTCGTGCCGCTGCTCGAACTGCGGCCGCAGTTGACGCTGCCGGACGGGCGGGTGGTCGCTACGCTGTTGGAAGCGCTGCCCGAGCGGACCGCGATCACGCCGGTGGAGGCGGCGCCGCGAGAGGGCGCCGCACAGCGGACCTGA
- a CDS encoding isochorismatase family cysteine hydrolase, producing MIQIPEYTIEPRVEVAAATTALLIVDMQNDFVDPQGRLYVPGAQNTVPVIAGLLATARAHEMSVIYTQDWHEPDDPEAALWGPHAEAGTWGAEIVPALAPRAGELVVRKVRYDGFYGTPLEHELHRRRIDTLIVVGTVSNICVLHTAGSAALRWFRVIVPVDAVSALTEFDQHATFRQIAFLYRGTLVPSGGIAVRAR from the coding sequence ATGATCCAAATTCCCGAGTACACGATCGAGCCGCGCGTCGAGGTGGCCGCTGCGACCACGGCGTTGCTGATCGTCGACATGCAGAACGATTTTGTCGATCCCCAGGGGCGCCTCTACGTGCCGGGCGCCCAGAACACCGTCCCCGTGATCGCGGGGCTGCTGGCCACCGCACGCGCCCACGAGATGTCCGTGATCTACACGCAGGATTGGCACGAGCCGGACGATCCGGAGGCGGCGCTGTGGGGCCCGCACGCCGAGGCAGGCACCTGGGGCGCGGAGATCGTCCCGGCGCTCGCGCCCAGGGCGGGCGAGCTCGTCGTCCGGAAGGTGCGCTACGACGGGTTCTATGGGACCCCGCTGGAGCATGAGCTCCACCGGCGCCGGATCGACACGCTCATCGTCGTCGGCACGGTGAGCAACATCTGCGTGCTGCACACGGCGGGCAGCGCGGCGCTGCGGTGGTTCCGCGTGATCGTGCCGGTGGACGCGGTATCGGCGCTCACGGAGTTCGACCAGCACGCGACGTTCCGCCAGATCGCGTTTCTCTATCGCGGCACGCTCGTCCCAAGCGGCGGGATCGCCGTGCGCGCCCGTTGA
- a CDS encoding ASCH domain-containing protein — protein MRRIVNAAGEPKVPAPSAAREGRSGADTKQRVGIRTCRWYPGMEGFMFALNFYSAVFAHALRDGSKTLTIRLGDKRDKYQAGQLVWVTVGQRYGTRQRIFTAVIDRVETKLLRDVSPREIERDNPATREHAELTEFLSKIYARRVGQEDLVTVIHFSRVTDARDD, from the coding sequence GTGCGCCGCATCGTAAACGCGGCGGGGGAGCCGAAGGTTCCCGCGCCGTCCGCGGCGCGGGAGGGAAGGTCCGGCGCCGACACGAAGCAGCGTGTCGGCATCCGGACCTGTCGATGGTATCCTGGGATGGAGGGATTCATGTTCGCGTTGAACTTCTACTCCGCGGTGTTTGCGCACGCGCTGCGTGACGGGAGCAAGACCCTAACGATCCGTCTGGGCGACAAGCGTGACAAGTACCAAGCCGGGCAGCTCGTCTGGGTGACCGTCGGCCAGCGCTACGGCACGCGCCAGCGGATCTTCACGGCGGTGATCGACCGTGTGGAGACCAAGCTCCTCCGCGATGTATCCCCCCGCGAGATCGAGCGCGACAACCCGGCGACGCGGGAGCACGCGGAGCTGACCGAGTTCCTCTCGAAGATCTACGCTCGGCGGGTCGGACAGGAAGACCTCGTGACCGTCATCCACTTCTCGCGCGTGACCGACGCGCGCGACGATTAG
- the folP gene encoding dihydropteroate synthase, protein MNMSPDSFAGDGLAGDPGAAEARGHAWREAGADVLDVGGRSTRPGAPPVAVEEELRLTIPAVRRLASVGLPISVDTFSAAVAAAALDAGASMINDVTALRGDPGMAPLAARAGVPVVLMDWDDRRDAADVTAETARFLRERVAAAAAHGIDELRLIVDPGYGFGLTLRQNMELLRRLGELRALGRPLLIGTSRKGSIGKVLNLPVHDRLEGTAATVAIAIAHGADIVRVHDVGAMVRVARMTDAIVRGVPETAPPEGPA, encoded by the coding sequence GTGAACATGTCCCCCGACTCGTTCGCGGGCGACGGACTGGCGGGTGACCCCGGCGCGGCGGAAGCCCGCGGCCACGCGTGGCGCGAGGCGGGCGCGGACGTGCTCGACGTGGGCGGGCGCTCGACGCGTCCGGGCGCGCCGCCGGTGGCCGTGGAGGAGGAGCTCCGGCTGACGATTCCCGCGGTGCGCCGGCTGGCGTCCGTTGGCCTGCCCATCAGCGTGGACACCTTTTCCGCCGCGGTCGCAGCCGCGGCGCTGGACGCGGGGGCGTCGATGATCAACGACGTCACCGCACTCCGCGGCGACCCCGGAATGGCGCCGCTCGCGGCGCGCGCAGGCGTCCCCGTCGTCTTGATGGATTGGGACGACCGGCGGGACGCGGCCGACGTCACCGCCGAGACCGCGCGGTTTCTCCGGGAACGCGTCGCCGCGGCGGCGGCACACGGGATCGACGAGCTCCGGCTCATCGTGGATCCCGGGTACGGGTTTGGCCTCACGCTGCGGCAAAACATGGAGCTGCTGCGCCGCCTCGGCGAGCTGCGCGCGCTCGGCCGCCCGCTGCTGATCGGGACATCGCGCAAGGGGAGCATCGGAAAGGTGTTGAACCTTCCGGTTCATGATCGCCTGGAGGGCACCGCAGCGACCGTGGCCATCGCGATCGCCCACGGCGCCGACATCGTGCGCGTGCACGACGTCGGGGCGATGGTCCGCGTCGCCCGGATGACCGACGCGATCGTGCGAGGCGTGCCCGAGACGGCACCGCCGGAGGGGCCCGCGTGA
- the folB gene encoding dihydroneopterin aldolase, protein MSERIVLAEMAFYAHHGILAQEQAEGQIFIVDLTVDTDLHRAGHTDDLGDTLDYRDLYARVRDVMAGGPYRLLEAVAEAVAHRILEIERVRGVTVRVRKPHVRLGGPLAYAAVEIERRRA, encoded by the coding sequence GTGAGTGAACGCATCGTGCTCGCCGAGATGGCGTTCTACGCGCATCACGGCATCCTCGCACAAGAGCAGGCGGAGGGCCAGATCTTCATCGTGGACCTCACGGTCGACACCGATCTCCACCGCGCCGGCCACACCGACGATCTGGGCGACACGCTCGACTATCGGGACCTCTACGCGCGGGTGCGCGACGTGATGGCTGGCGGGCCCTACCGTCTCCTCGAAGCCGTCGCGGAGGCCGTGGCGCACCGAATCTTGGAGATCGAGCGGGTGCGGGGCGTGACCGTGCGCGTCCGGAAGCCGCACGTGCGGCTCGGCGGCCCGCTCGCCTACGCCGCCGTCGAGATCGAGCGTCGACGGGCATGA